A single genomic interval of Cucumis sativus cultivar 9930 chromosome 5, Cucumber_9930_V3, whole genome shotgun sequence harbors:
- the LOC101211418 gene encoding probable endo-1,3(4)-beta-glucanase ARB_01444, producing the protein MQPHKMLKKLKGNFKKIRTLINKSFNNSSSSSSSSKRYKFSSSPSPPPLSPPPLEMSSPSQPFWQSPPPVAALFPQTESSVLPDPSNFFAPHLLSSPLPTNSFFQNFTVKNGDQPEYIHPYLIKSSLSTVSVSYPSMLSNSAFGYQVFNADWTVSENPPSVSQKPHIISSFSDLSLTLDIPSGNLRFFLVRGSPFMTFEVFNNTQISISTIHAILSFSSNSSLTKFTVTLNNNQTWLIYASSPINLTHSLSQITSGGFTGIVRIAVLPNPHCETILDRFSSCYPVSGEVNFRNPFSLEYKWEKKGWGNLLMLAHPLHLRLLSGDGSSAVVLDDFKYKSIDGDLVGVVGGSWALKPDPVYLTWHSINGVGEEFHSEIISALVKDVEGLKSSPITTTSSYFYGKSIARAARLALIAEEVNYLQVIPEVRKFLKGAIEPWLLGTFNGNGFLYDGKWGGLVTQQGSHDSGGDFGFGVYNDHHYHIGYFLYAIAVLVKIDPAWGRKFKPHAYSLMADFMNLSRRSNSMFPRLRCFDLYKLHSWASGLTEFADGRNQESTSEAVNGYYSAALLGLAYGDTHLASIGSTLTALEIKAAQTWWQIKEGDNLYEEDFARENKVVGVLWSNKRDSGLWFAPPDWRECRLGIQVLPILPITEILFSDADFVKELVDWTLPSLGREGVGEGWKGFAYALQGVYDKDGALEKIRNLTGFDDGNSLSNLLWWIHSRGGGDEVEACGGGWKHWWFSH; encoded by the coding sequence ATGCAACCCcacaaaatgttgaagaagCTCAAaggaaatttcaaaaaaatcagAACCTTAATCAACAAGAGCTTCAACAActcttcgtcttcttcttcgtcaTCTAAACGCTATAAATTCTCTTCTTCACCATCTCCTCCTCCGCTATCACCTCCACCGCTGGAAATGTCGTCACCGTCGCAACCTTTCTGGCAATCACCGCCACCTGTCGCCGCCCTGTTCCCTCAAACTGAATCCTCCGTCCTTCCCGACCCTTCAAATTTCTTCGCCCCTCACCTTCTTTCCTCTCCTCTTCCCACAAATTCCTTCTTCCAGAACTTCACCGTAAAAAATGGCGATCAGCCGGAATATATTCATCCTTATCTAATCAAATCCTCCCTCTCCACTGTATCAGTTTCATACCCTTCGATGTTATCAAACTCCGCTTTCGGTTATCAGGTTTTCAATGCCGATTGGACTGTCTCTGAAAATCCCCCCTCTGTTTCGCAAAAACCCCATATAATCTCTTCGTTTAGTGATCTTAGTCTAACTCTTGATATTCCTTCTGGTAATCTCCGATTCTTTCTCGTTCGAGGAAGTCCATTTATGACGTTCGAGGTTTTCAATAATACCCAAATTTCAATCTCCACCATTCACGCTATTCTATCGTTTTCGTCCAATAGTTCGTTGACGAAATTCACTGTCACTCTTAACAACAATCAGACATGGCTGATTTACGCGTCGTCGCCGATTAATTTGACGCACAGTCTCTCGCAGATTACTTCCGGTGGATTTACCGGCATTGTTCGAATCGCGGTTTTGCCGAACCCACATTGCGAAACGATCCTTGACCGGTTTTCTTCTTGTTACCCTGTTTCAGGTGAGGTGAATTTCAGAAACCCTTTTAGTTTAGAGTATAAATGGGAGAAGAAGGGATGGGGTAATTTATTAATGCTCGCACATCCTCTTCATCTCCGTTTACTTTCCGGCGATGGTTCCAGCGCTGTTGTTCTTGATGATTTTAAGTACAAGAGTATCGACGGCGACCTCGTCGGCGTCGTCGGTGGCTCATGGGCTTTGAAACCTGACCCTGTTTATTTAACTTGGCATTCAATCAATGGCGTTGGAGAGGAATTTCACAGTGAAATTATCTCTGCGCTTGTGAAAGATGTTGAGGGCTTGAAATCTTCACCCATTACAACAACATCGTCTTATTTCTATGGCAAATCGATTGCTAGAGCTGCAAGGCTCGCATTGATTGCTGAGGAGGTGAATTATCTGCAGGTGATTCCTGAAGTGAGGAAGTTCTTGAAAGGAGCTATTGAGCCATGGCTGCTTGGGACTTTTAATGGTAATGGGTTTCTTTATGATGGGAAATGGGGTGGTCTTGTAACTCAACAAGGGTCTCATGATTCTGGTGGTGATTTTGGATTTGGAGTTTATAATGATCACCATTACCATATTGGTTATTTTCTTTATGCCATTGCTGTTCTGGTGAAGATCGATCCAGCTTGGGGAAGAAAGTTTAAGCCTCATGCTTACTCTTTAATGGCGGATTTCATGAATTTGAGTAGGAGATCTAACTCTATGTTCCCACGTTTGAGATGTTTTGATTTGTATAAACTACATTCATGGGCTTCGGGGTTAACCGAGTTTGCAGACGGTCGAAATCAGGAGAGTACAAGTGAGGCTGTGAATGGTTATTACTCAGCAGCTTTGTTGGGTTTGGCTTATGGAGATACTCATCTTGCTTCCATTGGATCAACACTAACAGCTTTGGAGATCAAGGCTGCTCAAACATGGTGGCAAATCAAGGAAGGGGATAATCTTTATGAAGAAGATTTTGCAAGAGAAAATAAGGTTGTTGGAGTTTTGTGGTCTAACAAAAGAGATAGTGGTTTGTGGTTTGCTCCTCCTGATTGGAGAGAATGTAGGCTTGGGATTCAGGTGCTGCCAATACTGCCCATCACTGAGATTTTGTTCTCTGATGCTGACTTTGTTAAGGAGCTTGTGGATTGGACGTTGCCTTCTTTGGGAAGGGAAGGAGTTGGGGAAGGATGGAAGGGATTTGCTTATGCTTTGCAGGGCGTTTACGATAAAGATGGGGCGTTGGAGAAGATTAGAAACTTGACAGGGTTTGACGACGGGAACTCGCTCTCTAATCTGTTGTGGTGGATTCATAGTAGAGGAGGAGGAGATGAAGTTGAAGCCTGTGGTGGTGGATGGAAACATTGGTGGTTTAGCCATTAA
- the LOC101211167 gene encoding endo-1,3(4)-beta-glucanase 2 — MLKKIERLLGRVIKGKRHSPPWCLPPPPPPPPPPPSPPPSPPPPQPPESQPPEPSQKPSEPTPFLFPSTQSTVLPDPSVFFSPELLSAPLPSNSFFQNFTLNNGDQPEYIHPYLIKSSLSSISVSYPSILSNSASECQIFTPDLTISPSEKINPLPQKSHVISSFNDLSVTLDIPSSNLRFYLVRGSPFLTFTVSKGVAFSISTIHEVISFSFNNALTKYTIKLKNNQTWLIYSSFPINLTHNLSMITSGGFAGIIRIAALPNSDLECEQILDRFSSCYPVLGEAQITKPFCLEYKWETKGWGDLLMLAHPLHLRLLGGSDDNVVILDKFKYKSIDGELVGVVGSSWALKPEPISVSWHSIRGVEEESFAEIISALRKDVEALNSTSMILTTKSPYSYGKLIARAARLAVIAEEVRSLEMVPEIRKFLIGAIEPWLNGTFEGNGFVYDEKWGGIVSKEGAFDYSADFGFGMYNNHHHHLGYFLYAIAVLVKIDPAWGRKYSPQVYSLMADIMNLSRRANSKFPKLRCFDAYKLHSWGTGLSEFTDGRSQESVSEAVNAYYSAALVGLAYGDAHLVSIGSILAALEIKAGQMWWQIREGETTLYKEEFVKENRVVGVLWSNKRDSGLWFAPSEWKECRLGIQVLPILPITELLLSDVGFVRELVNWALPSLGREGVGEGWKGFVHALESIYDKDGSLQKIRNLKEFDDGNSLTNLLWWVHSRGKEEQNINNSKIHLV; from the coding sequence ATGTTAAAGAAGATTGAAAGATTACTCGGGCGGGTAATTAAAGGGAAACGTCACTCCCCTCCATGGTGTcttccaccaccaccacctcctcctcctccacctCCATCTCCACCTCCATCTCCACCTCCACCACAGCCCCCCGAGTCACAGCCACCAGAACCTTCTCAAAAACCATCAGAGCCCACTCCATTCCTATTTCCTTCAACTCAATCCACAGTGCTCCCCGATCCTTCAGTTTTCTTTTCCCCTGAACTCCTCTCAGCCCCTCTCCCTTCAAACAGTTTCTTCCAGAACTTCACTCTTAATAATGGCGACCAACCTGAGTACATCCATCCCTATTTGATCAAATCCTCACTCTCCTCCATCTCTGTTTCCTACCCATCAATCCTATCCAACTCTGCTTCAGAATGCCAAATTTTCACCCCTGACCTCACCATCTCACCCTCTGAAAAAATAAACCCACTTCCCCAGAAATCCCACGTAATCTCCTCATTCAATGATTTGAGTGTCACTTTAGATATTCCTTCCTCCAACCTCCGTTTCTATCTCGTCCGAGGAAGCCCATTTCTCACTTTCACAGTTTCCAAAGGCGTTGCCTTTTCAATCTCTACCATACACGAAGTTATCTCCTTTTCCTTCAATAATGCACTCACCAAAtacacaataaaattaaaaaacaatcaaacatGGCTTATTTACTCCTCATTTCCCATCAATTTGACACATAATCTTTCTATGATTACTTCTGGGGGATTTGCAGGAATCATTAGGATTGCAGCATTGCCAAATTCAGACCTGGAATGTGAACAGATACTTGACCGGTTTAGTTCGTGTTACCCAGTCTTGGGTGAGGCACAGATTACGAAGCCATTTTGTTTGGAATATAAATGGGAGACGAAAGGATGGGGGGATTTGCTCATGCTTGCACACCCTCTGCATCTTCGTCTCCTAGGAGGCAGTGATGATAATGTAGTTATTTTAGATAAGTTCAAGTATAAAAGTATAGACGGTGAGCTTGTGGGTGTCGTGGGAAGTTCATGGGCTTTGAAACCAGAACCAATTTCAGTAAGCTGGCATTCGATTAGGGGCGTAGAGGAAGAATCCTTTGCTGAAATTATTTCTGCACTCCGTAAAGATGTTGAAGCTTTAAATTCAACATCTATGATATTGACAACAAAATCTCCTTATTCTTATGGCAAATTGATAGCAAGAGCAGCAAGGTTGGCAGTGATTGCTGAGGAAGTGAGATCTCTTGAAATGGTTccagaaataagaaaatttctaaTAGGGGCAATTGAGCCTTGGCTAAATGGGACATTTGAGGGGAATGGTTTTGTATACGATGAAAAGTGGGGTGGAATTGTAAGCAAAGAAGGGGCCTTCGATTATAGCGCAGACTTTGGATTTGGAATGTATAATAATCACCATCATCATTTGGGCTACTTTCTTTATGCCATTGCTGTGCTGGTGAAAATAGACCCCGCTTGGGGGAGAAAGTATAGTCCTCAAGTCTATTCTCTCATGGCAGACATCATGAACTTGAGCAGGAGAGCCAATTCAAAGTTTCCAAAGTTGAGATGCTTTGATGCATATAAATTGCATTCTTGGGGAACGGGATTGTCCGAATTCACAGATGGGCGGAGTCAAGAGAGCGTCAGTGAAGCAGTGAATGCTTACTATTCAGCAGCTTTGGTGGGGTTAGCTTATGGAGACGCTCATCTTGTATCCATTGGCTCTATTCTGGCAGCATTGGAGATTAAAGCAGGTCAGATGTGGTGGCAAATAAGAGAAGGAGAAACAACTTTGTACAAGGAAGAATTTGTTAAGGAAAACAGGGTGGTGGGAGTATTGTGGTCTAACAAAAGGGACAGTGGATTATGGTTTGCTCCTAGTGAATGGAAAGAGTGTAGGCTTGGTATTCAAGTGTTACCCATATTGCCAATCACTGAGCTGTTGCTGTCAGATGTTGGGTTCGTAAGGGAGCTTGTGAACTGGGCATTGCCTTCTCTGGGAAGAGAAGGTGTTGGGGAAGGATGGAAAGGCTTTGTTCATGCTCTGGAAAGTATTTATGACAAAGATGGTTCTTTGCAGAAGATTAGGAACTTGAAAGAATTTGATGATGGAAACTCACTTACCAACCTGTTATGGTGGGTTCACAGTAGAGgcaaagaagaacaaaatatcaataacaGCAAAATACATCTAGTTTAG
- the LOC101210919 gene encoding protein trichome birefringence-like 19 yields the protein MNENIWYLIFRADFNMKLHAFEAPIVNKSVLWNSYKGILLALTLILLTIIPLSTNKNLPSSVPSLWRNITSLKTVKSEKKCDVFRGAWVSKSEQPYYTNDTCDMMFEYQNCLKYGRPDKEFLKWRWKPDECELPLFDSAQFLEIVKGKSLAFVGDSVARNHMQSLLCLLSNVSHPVDVSLKYNLTYDFKRWFFPDYNFTVARFWSPYLVKSRDADQNGFSSNSLMNLYLDEADETWISAVETFDYVIFSAGQWFFRPQVYYENGQMKGCFNCQQSNVTQILNFYGYGKVFQTSFRKLMALKGYKGMTFMRTFSPSHFENGDWNKGGNCARTRPFTKEEMEWKSFVFELHKAQVEEFRAAEEEGLRRGLQFKLLDTTEAMLMRPDGHPNHYSPPRNGNIADCVHWCLPGPIDTWNEFLFYILKTGREDTH from the exons aTGAATGAAAACATTTGGTATCTAATTTTCAGAGCTGATTTCAACATGAAGCTTCATGCTTTTGAAGCTCCAATTGTTAACAAATCAGTGTTGTGGAATTCCTACAAAGGAATTCTTCTAGCTCTGACACTAATTCTTCTAACAATCATTCCTCTGTCTACAAACAAGAATTTGCCTTCATCAGTGCCAAGCCTATGGAGAAACATCACCAGTTTGAAGACAGTGAAGTCAGAGAAGAAATGTGACGTGTTTCGTGGCGCTTGGGTGTCGAAATCCGAGCAGCCGTattacacgaatgacacttGTGATATGATGTTTGAATACCAAAACTGTTTGAAGTATGGAAGGCCGGATAAAGAATTCTTGAAGTGGAGATGGAAGCCAGATGAATGTGAGCTTCCTCTTTTTGATTCTGCTCAGTTCTTGGAAATTGTTAAAGGGAAGTCCCTTGCTTTTGTTGGAGACTCCGTCGCTAGAAATCACATGCAGTCATTGTTGTGTCTCCTCTCCAAT GTATCTCATCCAGTGGATGTTTCTCTTAAATACAACCTAACATACGATTTCAAAAGGTGGTTCTTTCCTGATTACAATTTCACCGTGGCAAGATTCTGGTCACCATATTTGGTTAAAAGCAGGGACGCAGACCAGAATGGTTTCTCCTCCAACAGCCTCATGAATCTATACTTGGATGAGGCAGACGAAACCTGGATTTCCGCGGTCGAAACTTTCGACTATGTGATCTTCTCAGCAGGACAGTGGTTTTTTCGCCCTCAAGTATACTATGAAAATGGTCAAATGAAAGGATGTTTCAATTGCCAGCAAAGTAATGTCACACAGATTTTAAACTTCTATGGCTACGGGAAAGTCTTTCAAACTTCCTTTAGGAAGCTTATGGCGCTCAAAGGCTACAAAGGGATGACATTTATGAGGACATTTTCTCCATCGCACTTTGAGAATGGAGATTGGAACAAAGGAGGGAACTGTGCAAGGACAAGGCCATTTACAAAGGAAGAGATGGAGTGGAAAAGTTTTGTCTTTGAGTTGCATAAGGCTCAAGTGGAGGAATTCAGAGCAGCAGAGGAGGAGGGGTTAAGGAGAGGCCTGCAATTCAAGCTCTTGGACACAACTGAGGCTATGCTGATGAGACCAGATGGGCATCCAAACCATTATTCTCCACCTAGGAATGGGAATATAGCTGACTGTGTGCACTGGTGTTTGCCAGGCCCCATTGACACATGGAATGAGTTTTTATTCTATATACTGAAGACAGGAAGGGAAGATACACATTGA
- the LOC101211665 gene encoding proline-rich receptor-like protein kinase PERK8: MASPSPSISPPENPSDSSFFSPPSPSPPAESATSPSSPTSSVPNQTGEPPSSPSSSSAPPPQSPPAVPDPSPTLSPPPVTASPAPPTSSPPSPPTGSTPSPPQSSPSPPPPSTPSSPSPPSTSTSPPPPSTTTSPPPPSTTTSPPPPSTTTSPPPPSTTTSPPPPSTTSPSPPPPEGSTPSPPPPEASPSPPELSPPPPPAAEGGSPPPPSNPRPPSSTPSPPPPETISPPPSPPTNVPTPPSSTGEPPKVSPPTHKVSPPPDSQSPPSDNSPSPRPTVPSPPPSVPSSSAPPPVGDPGSPTNSSSGSPVTPPVSVTPEQPIPPINGTNTTANSSATGKGGFSTGTSVAVGSVVGVLFVSLVIMVMWFVQKRKRRKKNIPYTMASPFSSQNSDSLFLRPHSSVPVLGSRTDSEFKYSPSEGGGVGNSRSFAYDDLHQATDGFSSNNLLGEGGFGCVYKGTLADGRDVAVKQLKVGGGQGEREFRAEVEIISRVHHRHLVSLVGYCISDYQRLLVYDYVPNNTLHYHLHGENRPVLAWGTRVRIAAGAARGIAYLHEDCHPRIIHRDIKSSNILLDINFESQVADFGLAKLALDSHTHVTTRVMGTFGYMAPEYATSGKLTDKSDVFSFGVVLLELITGRKPVDSSQPLGDESLVEWARPLLAQAIEEENFDELVDPRLDNNYIDREMFRMIEAAAACVRHSAVKRPRMSQVVRALDSLDEMSDLANGVKPGQSGVFDSAEHSAQIRMFQRMAFGSQDYSYGYSDRDRSRSYSQSQSSWSRESRDQSPSAPMNRSRQWNI; encoded by the exons ATGGCTTCACCTTCTCCAAGTATTTCTCCTCCTGAGAATCCATCagattcttcatttttttcacctccttctccttctcctccgGCGGAATCTGCAACCTCTCCCTCATCTCCAACATCCTCTGTGCCTAATCAGACTGGTGAACCTCCTTCATCACCTTCTAGTTCTTCAGCTCCACCTCCTCAATCACCACCAGCTGTTCCTGATCCTTCTCCTACATTGTCTCCTCCTCCGGTGACAGCATCACCTGCTCCACCAACATCCTCACCTCCTTCTCCCCCTACTGGTTCCACACCTTCACCCCCACAATCTTCGCCCTCACCACCGCCACCCTCGACACCATCCTCCCCATCACCACCTTCAACATCAACCTCTCCACCGCCACCTTCAACAACGACCTCTCCACCGCCACCTTCAACAACAACCTCTCCACCGCCACCTTCAACAACAACCTCTCCACCACCACCTTCAACAACAACCTCTCCACCACCACCTTCAACAACATCACCATCACCACCTCCCCCCGAGGGATCCACTCCCTCTCCTCCTCCACCTGAAGCTTCACCTTCCCCTCCTGAATTGTCACCTCCGCCACCACCAGCAGCGGAAGGTGGTTCTCCACCTCCTCCATCCAATCCTAGACCTCCATCTTCAACTCCTTCTCCCCCTCCCCCCGAAACGATTTCACCTCCTCCATCTCCACCAACTAATGTCCCAACACCACCTTCATCAACAGGAGAACCACCTAAAGTATCTCCCCCAACCCACAAGGTTTCTCCTCCTCCTGATTCTCAATCTCCACCTTCAGATAACTCCCCTTCACCAAGACCCACAGTACCATCACCTCCTCCTTCAGTCCCTTCATCGTCTGCTCCTCCTCCAGTTGGTGATCCTGGTTCTCCAACTAATTCATCTAGTGGAAGTCCTGTTACTCCTCCAGTTTCTGTTACACCAGAACAACCAATTCCACCAATCAATGGTACCAATACTACAGCAAATAGCTCAGCCACTGGTAAAGGGGGTTTCAGCACTGGAACATCTGTGGCAGTTGGCAGTGTGGTTGGTGTTCTATTCGTCAGTCTTGTTATCATGGTTATGTGGTTTGTTCAGAAacggaagagaagaaagaagaatatcCCTTACACCATGGCTTCTCCTTTTTCCTCCCAAAACTCAG ATTCCCTCTTCCTAAGGCCTCATTCTTCAGTTCCTGTATTAGGAAGTCGTACTGATAGTGAGTTCAAGTATTCACCATCAGAAGGAGGTGGAGTAGGTAATTCGAGATCGTTTGCTTATGATGACCTACACCAGGCAACAGATGGGTTCTCATCAAATAATCTTTTGGGGGAAGGTGGTTTTGGTTGTGTGTACAAAGGCACCCTTGCAGATGGAAGAGACGTAGCTGTTAAACAACTTAAAGTGGGTGGTGGTCAGGGAGAACGAGAGTTCAGAGCTGAAGTTGAGATTATTAGCCGAGTACACCATCGGCATTTGGTTTCCCTGGTTGGTTACTGTATCTCTGATTATCAAAGATTGCTTGTCTACGATTATGTTCCAAACAATACCCTTCATTACCATCTACACG gGGAGAACAGGCCAGTTTTGGCTTGGGGTACACGTGTTCGAATTGCTGCTGGTGCAGCTCGTGGAATTGCTTATCTACATGAAGATT GTCATCCACGCATTATTCACAGGGATATTAAATCGTCTAACATTCTTCTTGATATCAACTTTGAATCTCAG GTTGCTGATTTTGGGCTTGCTAAATTGGCACTGGATTCACATACTCATGTAACAACTCGTGTCATGGGAACCTTTGG ATATATGGCCCCAGAGTATGCAACAAGTGGGAAATTGACAGATAAATCTGATGTTTTCTCTTTTGGGGTTGTACTTTTGGAGTTGATTACTGGCCGAAAGCCTGTAGATTCTTCTCAGCCTCTAGGGGATGAGAGCTTAGTTGAATGG GCTCGACCATTGCTTGCGCAAGCTATTGAGGAGGAGAATTTTGATGAATTGGTGGATCCAAGGCTAGACAACAATTACATAGATAGAGAAATGTTTCGGATGATTGAAGCAGCAGCCGCTTGCGTTCGTCATTCGGCAGTAAAGAGGCCAAGAATGAGTCAG GTGGTGAGAGCTCTAGACTCTTTAGATGAAATGTCAGATCTTGCAAATGGAGTGAAACCTGGGCAGAGTGGAGTGTTTGATTCAGCTGAGCATTCTGCTCAGATTAGAATGTTTCAAAGAATGGCTTTCGGCAGTCAAGATTACAGTTACGGTTACTCTGATCGAGATCGAAGTCGAAGTTATAGTCAAAGTCAGAGTAGCTGGAGTAGAGAATCCAGAGATCAAAGTCCCTCGGCACCTATGAATCGATCCCGGCAATGGAACATCTGa